The following are from one region of the Rosistilla carotiformis genome:
- a CDS encoding AAA family ATPase, producing MSTQAPPEFTEEDAQRLHDARNRVRDQLGKVIVGQQNVIDQLMISLFSRGHCMLEGVPGLAKTLMISTLAKCLDLSFNRIQFTPDLMPADVTGTEIIEEDRASGHRQMRFMPGPLFANLVLADEINRTPPKTQAALLEAMQERQVTVSGQRHPMADPFFVLATQNPIEQEGTYPLPEAQQDRFMFKVYVEYPNFDEEFEVARRTTGASVSEVEPVLKAEEIVRLQQLVRQVPVSDHVVRYALSIVRQTRVGSEGVPDFVNDLVGWGAGPRAVQNLILGGKARALLEGRFHVQPSDIQALAPAVLRHRMVVNFAAESEGVTSDDVVARILAVTPENEDELSRDARFKKIFAS from the coding sequence ATGAGCACACAGGCGCCTCCTGAGTTCACCGAAGAAGACGCGCAACGATTGCACGACGCTCGCAATCGTGTTCGCGATCAGCTTGGCAAGGTGATCGTCGGCCAGCAAAACGTGATCGATCAATTGATGATCAGCCTGTTCAGCCGCGGGCATTGCATGCTCGAAGGCGTCCCCGGATTGGCCAAGACGTTGATGATCAGCACGCTTGCGAAGTGCTTGGATCTGTCGTTCAACCGGATCCAGTTCACCCCCGATCTGATGCCGGCCGACGTGACCGGAACCGAGATCATCGAGGAGGACCGGGCGTCGGGGCACCGCCAGATGCGATTCATGCCGGGTCCGCTGTTCGCCAACTTGGTGCTCGCCGACGAGATCAACCGAACGCCGCCCAAAACCCAGGCTGCGTTGTTGGAAGCGATGCAGGAACGGCAGGTGACCGTCAGCGGACAACGCCATCCGATGGCCGATCCGTTTTTCGTTCTGGCCACACAAAACCCGATCGAACAAGAAGGAACCTATCCGCTGCCCGAAGCGCAACAGGACCGGTTCATGTTTAAGGTCTACGTCGAGTACCCGAACTTCGATGAAGAGTTTGAAGTAGCACGAAGAACCACCGGCGCCAGTGTGAGCGAAGTCGAACCGGTGCTAAAAGCCGAAGAGATCGTTCGGTTGCAACAACTGGTACGCCAAGTTCCCGTCAGCGACCACGTTGTCCGTTACGCTTTGTCGATCGTTCGCCAGACCCGCGTGGGCAGCGAAGGAGTCCCTGACTTTGTTAACGATCTCGTCGGATGGGGTGCGGGACCGCGTGCGGTTCAAAACTTGATTCTAGGCGGCAAGGCACGCGCGCTTCTTGAAGGTCGCTTCCACGTCCAGCCATCGGATATCCAAGCGCTCGCTCCAGCGGTGCTGCGACATCGGATGGTTGTCAACTTCGCCGCGGAAAGCGAAGGGGTTACAAGCGACGATGTGGTCGCTCGGATCTTGGCTGTTACTCCAGAAAACGAAGACGAGCTGTCACGCGATGCCCGATTCAAAAAGATTTTTGCGTCCTGA
- a CDS encoding outer membrane protein assembly factor BamB family protein translates to MLQALLPFQASQALWGPRAWSILLLAPLLLAFPHFADDAAAQFGVRDGQASIGGQFIEPDRSLRQEMSDAREAIDETRYGDAIIILGELLSRKSDPGISEMQGQDFFFETEQPTLAGSSLLREAENLLGQLPSKGMEIYDLRYGSRAAAELKEAVEDHDWQGIAKVSREYLHTDAGLQATLLLGYHDLVQGRPLAAALMWDRVYRYERLRNKLGANLIVALAGSWYQAGNTDRAVDVLVSLNSLSAQRVPLDGREVDLPKSAGDASVLTDWLSKHFPKTTPSLDDHPLNQPLAGGNAARNGYRGSELPMRNERWMKQTTWSVRQQEFLESFQAAREASGTFPIPTWQPIVVDNTVLAKTTEGMVAIDFESGKYVWEYPWFSDTLDGTAIPTDEIPDDEQRHRLLVQRVWNDLPFGRVSSDGTRAFMLMDLGEVRPATFNQFGGMGIQGIQRSTGGTNTLVALDIATEGKLVWTIGGEYSAEPQLDDTFFLGPPLPIDDQLYVIGEQKADLFLFCLDSASGALQWRQHLVAVETGTIEDDPIRRIGGAVPAYADGTLVCPTGHGAIVAIDLATRTFRWGFRYPRTDMMNQMSRSFGGRGNRDSSSYLARWNDGTPLISQGRVLVTPIEGDRLYALDLQTGKPAWATIPREDWHYLAGVADGTAILVGNDTIRGLDVTTGNRRWDYEAPLTRGESIVGRGAFGPGQFMFPTSGNRLVSIGTLDGRERSSQEVHYPLGNLVSVRGQLLSQSATHIAMARGRKSAAESVASALLVDPNNVWATICKGELLLEEGNRDEALQWLRRVPADAPEYEEARVLIVEAMVSALRSDFAANVELLDELERVAELPQERAEVLRLKATGLLESGDFVAAAQALLDLSAPEVNFMGVQVFDTAQRIELSDGRTANLDGWIGARVDEVVQRADSDALAKINELVAARLQNLSSVTGPRGQQLQRHFGHFEACDPILLAVADRFRKEGSYLAAERLLRGAIAAADSDARRDRWLATLAGLYLNVQWETDALATFAEIKAPEAITLDDNWGRDQLKQLIRLAAENQNAGLALADWPKHANAQPMQFPNEMGSGADLLDVMQRDGLAFANWKVLASESTDSLQMQTPQGTLGPMYRLETENNGRNGPEEVYIDHGMMIVVLPSAVIGIDLFQAMQNPNDMEVWRRVWRSGSGNNDIQTRRAPNVWGQLRQRHFNAQNQPALRTSSIQGGRFMMLQARTLSAVDVLTGKDRWRATLDVDDGYLAASDSIVSVVSPSTRQVFRFRSSDGQPLETESWIEPGEQIWATNESRLLTYTEAPAGTDGPASLKLRLWDATTGKPLIETQTLPAGTKGQVVENRFVVTLQPEGDLQIWDLKAGKALESSSLPPGGPLLNVQAMLWEDRLIVLPNVELPEDKEMRFSRSAKDQQHVEVAGPAMAFDLATGKPLWEAPFQMEAFGVTLGQPVGGPLMFLSRRQRPTRSGDGIPSWNITLQAIDVRDGRLVHESKGLVARTVPMEVVTHVSINPTDWQYIVAIDRNQLSIKMQDEPPPKSVDGAIQVVPDPKDGARVERRREPFGLFQPVE, encoded by the coding sequence ATGCTTCAAGCTTTGCTGCCCTTCCAAGCATCCCAAGCCCTCTGGGGCCCGCGGGCCTGGTCGATCCTCTTGCTCGCGCCGCTCTTGCTAGCGTTCCCTCATTTCGCGGATGACGCAGCGGCCCAGTTTGGCGTCCGCGATGGTCAAGCATCGATCGGTGGTCAATTCATCGAACCCGATCGGTCATTGCGACAAGAGATGTCCGACGCGCGCGAAGCGATCGACGAAACGCGCTATGGCGATGCGATCATCATTTTGGGCGAACTGCTGTCCCGAAAGTCGGATCCTGGGATCAGTGAGATGCAGGGGCAGGACTTCTTCTTTGAAACCGAACAACCCACGCTCGCCGGCAGCAGCCTGTTGCGCGAGGCGGAAAACTTGTTGGGACAATTGCCCAGCAAGGGGATGGAAATTTACGACCTGCGTTACGGCAGCCGTGCTGCCGCAGAACTTAAAGAGGCCGTCGAAGATCACGATTGGCAGGGGATCGCCAAGGTTTCTCGTGAATACCTGCACACCGATGCTGGACTTCAAGCGACATTGCTGTTGGGGTATCACGATCTAGTGCAAGGCCGACCGCTTGCCGCTGCGTTGATGTGGGACCGCGTGTACCGCTACGAACGTTTGCGAAACAAACTTGGCGCCAACCTCATCGTTGCCCTGGCGGGCAGCTGGTACCAGGCGGGGAACACCGACCGGGCCGTCGATGTTTTGGTCTCGTTGAACAGCCTGTCCGCTCAAAGGGTCCCGTTAGATGGCCGCGAAGTCGATCTGCCCAAATCGGCAGGGGATGCCTCTGTGCTTACCGATTGGCTTTCGAAACACTTTCCAAAAACGACACCAAGCCTAGACGACCATCCGCTCAACCAACCCCTTGCCGGTGGCAATGCCGCCCGCAATGGATACCGCGGCAGCGAATTGCCGATGCGTAACGAACGCTGGATGAAGCAGACAACGTGGAGCGTTCGGCAACAGGAATTCCTGGAGAGCTTCCAAGCGGCCCGCGAGGCATCGGGGACGTTCCCGATCCCCACCTGGCAACCGATCGTCGTCGACAACACCGTCCTCGCCAAGACGACCGAAGGAATGGTCGCGATCGATTTTGAATCGGGCAAATATGTCTGGGAGTATCCTTGGTTCTCCGACACCCTTGACGGCACCGCGATCCCAACCGACGAGATCCCCGACGATGAACAGCGTCATCGTCTGCTGGTCCAACGGGTTTGGAACGATTTGCCGTTTGGCCGCGTCAGCAGCGACGGGACCCGCGCGTTCATGCTGATGGATCTGGGGGAGGTCCGACCGGCCACCTTTAATCAGTTCGGCGGCATGGGCATTCAGGGGATTCAGAGATCGACCGGCGGCACCAACACGCTGGTTGCCTTGGATATCGCCACCGAAGGCAAGTTGGTGTGGACGATTGGCGGCGAATATTCGGCCGAACCACAATTGGACGATACGTTCTTCCTAGGTCCACCGCTACCGATCGACGACCAGTTGTACGTGATCGGTGAACAGAAAGCCGACCTGTTCCTGTTCTGTTTGGATTCGGCGAGCGGTGCGTTGCAGTGGCGGCAGCATTTGGTTGCTGTCGAAACGGGCACGATCGAAGACGACCCCATCCGTCGCATTGGCGGCGCCGTTCCGGCCTACGCCGATGGCACGCTTGTCTGCCCAACCGGGCATGGCGCGATCGTCGCGATCGACCTCGCGACTCGAACTTTCCGCTGGGGCTTCCGCTACCCGCGCACCGACATGATGAACCAGATGTCGCGTTCATTTGGAGGCCGTGGCAACCGGGACAGCAGTTCCTACCTAGCGCGTTGGAACGACGGAACTCCTCTGATTTCCCAAGGCCGCGTGCTTGTGACGCCAATCGAAGGAGACCGCTTATATGCGCTGGACCTCCAGACGGGCAAACCCGCTTGGGCGACGATCCCTCGCGAGGATTGGCACTACCTGGCCGGGGTCGCCGACGGTACGGCGATCCTAGTAGGCAACGACACGATCCGGGGTCTCGATGTGACCACCGGCAACCGCCGTTGGGATTATGAGGCTCCGTTGACCCGAGGGGAATCGATTGTCGGCCGCGGTGCTTTCGGACCGGGACAATTTATGTTCCCGACCAGCGGGAATCGCTTGGTGTCGATCGGCACCCTCGATGGACGCGAGCGCAGCAGCCAGGAGGTGCACTATCCATTGGGAAACCTGGTTTCGGTGCGGGGTCAATTGTTATCTCAATCGGCCACTCATATCGCGATGGCGCGCGGTCGCAAAAGTGCGGCGGAGAGCGTGGCCAGCGCGTTGCTCGTTGATCCCAACAATGTTTGGGCAACGATCTGTAAAGGCGAATTGCTGCTGGAGGAAGGGAACCGCGACGAAGCGTTGCAATGGCTGCGCCGCGTTCCCGCCGACGCGCCCGAATATGAGGAGGCCCGTGTATTGATCGTCGAAGCGATGGTCAGCGCGTTGCGGAGCGATTTTGCCGCCAACGTCGAACTGTTAGACGAACTCGAACGGGTTGCCGAACTTCCTCAAGAACGCGCCGAAGTCCTGCGATTGAAGGCGACAGGGTTGCTGGAATCGGGAGATTTTGTGGCCGCAGCGCAAGCGTTGCTCGACTTGTCGGCCCCCGAAGTGAATTTCATGGGCGTTCAAGTCTTCGACACCGCGCAGCGAATCGAACTGTCCGACGGTCGGACGGCCAACCTGGATGGCTGGATCGGAGCCCGCGTCGATGAAGTGGTGCAACGGGCCGATTCCGATGCGCTCGCCAAGATTAATGAACTGGTGGCCGCCCGACTGCAGAACCTTTCTTCCGTGACCGGGCCACGGGGACAACAATTGCAACGGCACTTCGGTCACTTCGAAGCGTGTGACCCCATCCTGTTGGCGGTCGCCGATCGATTCCGAAAAGAGGGTTCGTATTTGGCCGCCGAACGCTTGCTACGTGGAGCGATCGCGGCAGCCGATTCGGATGCACGGCGCGATCGCTGGCTGGCGACGCTGGCCGGATTGTATTTGAACGTTCAATGGGAAACCGACGCGTTGGCGACCTTTGCTGAGATCAAAGCTCCCGAAGCGATCACCTTGGACGACAACTGGGGACGCGACCAACTGAAGCAACTGATTCGTTTGGCAGCGGAAAACCAAAACGCCGGCTTGGCGTTGGCCGATTGGCCTAAACATGCCAACGCGCAACCGATGCAATTCCCCAACGAGATGGGGAGCGGAGCGGACCTGTTGGACGTGATGCAGCGCGATGGTTTGGCCTTTGCAAACTGGAAAGTGCTGGCCAGCGAAAGCACTGACAGCCTGCAAATGCAAACGCCTCAAGGGACGTTGGGCCCCATGTATCGGTTGGAAACCGAGAACAATGGGCGGAATGGGCCCGAAGAAGTTTACATCGATCACGGCATGATGATCGTCGTGTTGCCGTCGGCGGTGATCGGGATCGATCTGTTCCAAGCGATGCAAAACCCGAACGACATGGAGGTTTGGCGTCGCGTGTGGCGATCGGGCAGCGGCAACAATGACATCCAAACCCGCCGCGCGCCAAACGTTTGGGGCCAGCTGCGGCAGCGTCATTTTAACGCTCAAAACCAACCGGCGCTGCGAACCAGTTCGATTCAAGGCGGAAGATTCATGATGCTGCAGGCGCGAACGTTGTCGGCTGTCGATGTGTTGACGGGCAAGGATCGCTGGCGGGCGACGCTGGACGTCGACGATGGGTATCTTGCGGCGAGCGATTCGATCGTCTCGGTCGTCAGTCCGTCGACACGCCAAGTCTTCCGTTTCCGTTCCAGCGACGGCCAGCCGCTGGAAACCGAATCGTGGATTGAACCCGGCGAACAAATATGGGCGACCAACGAGTCGCGTCTACTCACTTACACCGAAGCGCCCGCGGGGACCGACGGCCCCGCGTCGCTGAAGCTGCGACTCTGGGATGCGACCACCGGCAAGCCGTTGATCGAAACGCAAACACTTCCTGCAGGGACAAAAGGGCAGGTGGTCGAGAATCGGTTTGTTGTCACCCTGCAGCCCGAAGGGGATCTTCAGATATGGGATCTGAAGGCAGGAAAGGCTTTGGAAAGTTCGTCGCTTCCTCCCGGAGGACCACTGCTGAATGTCCAAGCGATGTTGTGGGAGGATCGCTTGATTGTGCTCCCCAACGTGGAATTGCCTGAAGACAAAGAAATGCGATTCAGCCGCAGCGCCAAGGACCAACAGCATGTCGAAGTTGCAGGCCCGGCGATGGCGTTTGACCTCGCCACAGGCAAACCGCTCTGGGAGGCTCCTTTTCAAATGGAAGCCTTTGGCGTGACCCTGGGGCAGCCCGTCGGTGGCCCTTTGATGTTTCTGTCGCGACGCCAACGACCGACCCGCTCCGGCGATGGGATCCCATCCTGGAACATTACATTGCAGGCGATCGATGTCCGCGACGGACGTCTGGTCCACGAATCCAAAGGTCTTGTGGCGCGGACCGTGCCAATGGAAGTGGTCACTCATGTGAGTATCAATCCGACCGATTGGCAATACATTGTGGCGATCGATCGCAACCAATTGAGTATCAAAATGCAAGATGAGCCACCACCCAAATCGGTCGACGGTGCGATCCAAGTTGTCCCCGACCCAAAGGACGGCGCACGCGTTGAGCGGCGACGTGAACCGTTTGGTTTGTTCCAGCCAGTCGAATAG
- a CDS encoding carboxypeptidase-like regulatory domain-containing protein: MRITKLLKAVVTIVTCAAMIVPHPALAAARSTQIVDGIQVSQSIKNVRLAKTGALRGAIVDQNGNPVAGAPVVVGQQGKIVAELNTAADGRYELATATPGVYQVASYAGVQTIRVHADNAPADSVDGVVQVIDQAGISRGQCCAAGPSCPGCDQCSGNRFGLLKRVATNPLTWAVVIAAAIAIPLALDDDDDAS, from the coding sequence ATGCGAATTACAAAACTCCTAAAGGCTGTTGTCACGATCGTGACCTGTGCAGCAATGATCGTGCCTCATCCCGCCTTGGCGGCGGCACGTTCGACCCAGATTGTGGATGGCATCCAAGTAAGCCAAAGCATCAAAAATGTCCGTTTGGCCAAAACCGGAGCGCTGCGAGGCGCGATTGTTGACCAAAACGGCAATCCAGTTGCTGGAGCACCTGTGGTCGTTGGACAGCAGGGCAAAATTGTTGCTGAGCTGAACACCGCAGCCGACGGTCGCTACGAATTGGCAACCGCCACCCCCGGCGTTTACCAAGTTGCTAGCTACGCTGGCGTGCAAACCATCCGTGTGCATGCCGACAACGCCCCCGCCGACTCGGTTGACGGTGTTGTTCAGGTGATCGATCAAGCTGGCATTTCGCGTGGTCAGTGCTGTGCAGCGGGGCCCAGCTGCCCCGGTTGCGACCAATGCAGCGGCAATCGCTTTGGTCTGCTGAAGCGTGTTGCGACCAACCCATTGACTTGGGCTGTCGTGATCGCCGCAGCAATCGCCATCCCGTTGGCTCTCGATGACGATGACGACGCTAGCTGA
- a CDS encoding AMP-binding protein — translation MLLQILLAIVLSVIALHALLVLAIFMQWEWFVRLYFRGLFACLYRKRVVGLENLPAEGGYLLCSNHVSWLDGSLMLWFIPRPVHFIVDASNFRGKFMFALGKVFGSIMMTSSPKSIARALKAGRDGLNQGKVIGLFPEGGISRNGQLQAFRPGMEKILKGTEAPIVPVYLDGMWGSIFSNSGGRFLRKMPQLTRRTLTLYIGKPLPTQTPVATVREKVQQLNAEASKQNGTRTPVLTRRLIRSLRSSGRGIKSADSTGTELSGKTLLVRILALRKMLRREILADNEVNVGILLPPSVPAVAVNFAMAIDRRVGVNLNYTVSSDVMNKCIHTAGIKHVLTSRRFMEKFDFNLDAEMVYLEDIKDRVGWMDKLSGILGGFVFPARLTEWLLGLQNVQGDDILTVIFTSGSTGTPKGVMLTYANIGHNVDAIDSVVRLKKDDTVLGVLPFFHSFGYAITLWGVNALPATGAYHFNPLDAKQVGKLAEKYKATVMLGTPTFLRGYLRRIEPEQFKTLDVVVVGAEKMPIALADQFEKRFGVRPVEGYGATELSPLVSVNVPPSRSVEKFQIDCRECSVGRPVNGVAAKVVSPDDGEDLPADTDGLLMISGANVMKGYMGRDDLTCEAIRDGWYATGDVAKIDKEGFIHITGRVSRFSKIGGEMVPHIQVEEELAKALCEGDEDDQIRVMVTAVPDSKKGERLVVLHLTTDKDPDDLRKQLAAAGLPNIYIPSRDSFVEVSEIPLLGTGKLDLKAAQDLALELTTAVAR, via the coding sequence ATGTTGCTTCAAATATTGCTGGCCATTGTCCTGTCGGTCATCGCTCTTCACGCGCTGTTGGTGTTGGCGATTTTCATGCAATGGGAATGGTTTGTCCGGCTTTACTTTCGCGGCTTGTTCGCCTGTCTTTATCGCAAGCGGGTTGTCGGACTCGAGAACCTGCCCGCCGAAGGAGGCTATCTGTTGTGCTCGAATCACGTCTCGTGGCTCGACGGATCGTTGATGTTGTGGTTCATCCCACGGCCGGTACATTTCATCGTCGACGCGAGCAACTTCCGCGGCAAGTTCATGTTTGCGTTGGGGAAGGTGTTTGGTTCGATCATGATGACCAGCAGCCCCAAATCGATCGCCCGGGCGCTGAAGGCGGGGCGCGACGGACTGAACCAAGGCAAGGTGATCGGCCTGTTTCCCGAAGGGGGAATTTCACGCAACGGACAACTGCAAGCCTTCCGTCCCGGGATGGAGAAGATCCTCAAAGGGACCGAAGCCCCGATCGTGCCCGTTTATTTGGATGGCATGTGGGGAAGCATCTTCAGCAATTCGGGCGGCCGATTTTTGCGGAAGATGCCGCAACTGACGCGTCGCACGTTGACACTTTATATCGGTAAACCGCTGCCTACGCAGACGCCCGTCGCCACGGTCCGCGAGAAGGTGCAGCAATTGAACGCGGAAGCTTCCAAGCAAAATGGCACGCGAACCCCTGTCTTAACGCGCCGATTGATCCGTTCGTTGCGCAGCAGTGGCCGTGGCATTAAGTCGGCCGATTCGACGGGAACGGAACTCAGCGGCAAGACGTTGCTGGTGCGGATCTTGGCGCTCCGTAAAATGTTGCGTCGCGAAATTTTGGCCGACAACGAAGTCAATGTTGGGATCTTGCTTCCACCCAGCGTGCCCGCCGTCGCCGTCAACTTTGCAATGGCGATCGATCGGCGCGTCGGCGTGAATTTAAACTACACGGTCTCATCGGACGTGATGAACAAGTGCATTCACACCGCCGGGATCAAGCATGTCTTAACAAGTCGCCGATTCATGGAAAAGTTCGACTTCAACCTCGATGCAGAAATGGTTTACCTGGAGGACATCAAGGACCGTGTCGGATGGATGGACAAACTTTCAGGCATCCTAGGCGGCTTTGTGTTTCCGGCGCGGCTCACCGAATGGCTACTGGGTTTGCAGAACGTCCAAGGGGACGACATCCTGACCGTCATCTTCACATCCGGTTCCACCGGAACGCCCAAGGGAGTGATGTTGACGTATGCCAATATTGGCCACAACGTCGACGCGATCGACAGCGTGGTTCGGTTGAAGAAGGACGACACCGTGCTGGGTGTGCTTCCGTTCTTCCATTCCTTTGGATATGCGATCACGCTGTGGGGCGTCAACGCATTGCCCGCAACGGGGGCGTACCACTTCAACCCGCTGGATGCCAAGCAAGTCGGCAAATTGGCGGAGAAATACAAGGCGACTGTCATGCTGGGGACGCCGACATTCCTGCGTGGTTACCTGCGACGGATCGAACCCGAGCAATTCAAGACGCTGGACGTCGTCGTCGTGGGAGCCGAGAAGATGCCGATCGCCTTGGCCGACCAGTTCGAGAAACGCTTCGGCGTCCGTCCGGTGGAGGGTTACGGTGCAACCGAATTGAGCCCGCTGGTCTCGGTCAACGTGCCGCCGTCGCGGAGCGTTGAGAAATTCCAAATCGATTGTCGCGAGTGTTCTGTCGGGCGCCCCGTTAACGGCGTAGCGGCAAAGGTTGTCTCGCCGGACGATGGAGAAGACCTACCGGCCGACACCGACGGCCTATTGATGATCAGTGGGGCGAACGTCATGAAAGGCTACATGGGGCGTGACGATCTCACATGCGAAGCGATTCGCGACGGTTGGTACGCCACGGGAGATGTTGCCAAAATTGATAAAGAGGGCTTCATCCACATCACCGGGCGTGTTAGCCGATTTTCAAAAATCGGTGGCGAAATGGTCCCTCACATCCAAGTCGAAGAGGAATTGGCCAAGGCGCTTTGTGAAGGAGATGAGGACGACCAAATTCGTGTGATGGTGACCGCGGTCCCCGATTCGAAGAAGGGTGAACGGCTGGTTGTTTTACACCTGACCACCGACAAGGATCCCGACGATTTGCGAAAGCAGCTGGCAGCAGCAGGACTGCCGAACATATACATCCCTTCGCGAGACAGCTTTGTTGAGGTCTCCGAGATTCCATTACTGGGGACGGGAAAACTCGATTTGAAGGCAGCTCAAGACCTCGCGCTCGAATTGACAACGGCCGTGGCTCGCTAG
- a CDS encoding 3-keto-disaccharide hydrolase — translation MNRFRIPGVSRSISPDFPSTSPSEPSRLGKLAGLKRWPFAWLFVSLVAGSALAKEAKPDPNLTAAQAVAARFTDAATWTDLFNGKDLTGWQGDTEGYVAQDGLLVCQKGAKLLLTEKEYGDFAFQFDFKLEPSGNNGIGIRVPADGHPSTDGMEIQILDHDGDKYNAQIELANGKTQRINKLKPWQVHGSVYGIFPAKTGYLKPVGQWNTQTIVAIEDHVIVILNGAVIVDVFLDDQMPIDGKAHPGKDRRKGHLVLSGHNDHVEFRNLKIADYSVSPPVAQSKADNTPPPGFVSLFNGQDLSGWKGLADGNANRRRALAGKELEAAQAAADEVMQAHWSVVDGVLTYDGKGQSLCTDKDYGDFEMYIDWKIPPGADSGLYLRGTPQVQIWDPWDPRVKPGELPPADALAWVAAYRNGRNLGSGGLWNNQRWRNAPTTLADNPPGQWNTFFIRMVGEKVSIWLNKKQIVDRVVLENYWDKTRKQPLARADQIELQHHGSELFFKNIYLRELPY, via the coding sequence ATGAACAGGTTCCGCATCCCCGGCGTCTCGCGCTCCATCTCCCCAGACTTCCCATCGACTTCGCCCTCCGAGCCTTCAAGGCTTGGCAAGCTGGCCGGCTTGAAGCGGTGGCCGTTCGCTTGGCTCTTTGTCAGCCTGGTCGCCGGTTCGGCGCTCGCAAAAGAGGCGAAGCCCGACCCGAACTTGACGGCGGCCCAAGCGGTCGCTGCCCGGTTTACCGATGCGGCGACCTGGACGGATCTATTTAACGGCAAAGACCTCACCGGCTGGCAGGGAGACACCGAGGGCTACGTTGCTCAGGATGGCCTGCTGGTCTGTCAGAAAGGCGCCAAGCTGCTGCTCACCGAGAAGGAGTATGGCGACTTTGCCTTCCAGTTCGATTTCAAATTGGAACCGAGCGGCAACAATGGAATCGGGATTCGCGTTCCCGCCGATGGACACCCTTCGACCGATGGCATGGAGATTCAAATCCTCGATCACGACGGGGACAAATACAACGCCCAGATCGAACTGGCCAATGGGAAAACGCAGCGAATCAACAAACTGAAGCCGTGGCAGGTCCATGGTTCGGTCTACGGCATCTTCCCCGCAAAAACAGGGTACCTGAAACCGGTTGGCCAATGGAACACGCAGACGATTGTCGCGATCGAAGACCACGTCATCGTGATCCTCAACGGCGCGGTGATCGTCGACGTCTTCCTGGACGACCAGATGCCGATCGATGGCAAAGCGCACCCCGGCAAAGATCGACGCAAAGGGCACCTGGTGTTGTCCGGGCACAACGACCATGTCGAATTCCGGAACCTGAAGATCGCCGACTACAGCGTCTCGCCCCCTGTCGCCCAATCGAAAGCCGACAACACACCGCCCCCCGGTTTTGTCAGCCTGTTCAACGGCCAAGACCTCAGCGGCTGGAAGGGGCTCGCCGATGGCAACGCCAACCGCCGCCGAGCGTTAGCGGGCAAGGAACTCGAAGCGGCCCAAGCGGCTGCCGACGAGGTCATGCAGGCGCACTGGAGCGTCGTCGATGGCGTGCTGACCTATGACGGCAAGGGGCAAAGCCTGTGTACCGACAAAGACTACGGCGACTTTGAAATGTACATCGATTGGAAGATTCCCCCCGGAGCCGATTCGGGGCTGTATCTGCGCGGCACGCCGCAAGTTCAAATCTGGGACCCCTGGGATCCACGCGTCAAACCGGGCGAATTGCCCCCCGCCGACGCCCTCGCCTGGGTCGCCGCCTACCGCAACGGCCGCAATCTCGGTTCGGGAGGACTTTGGAACAACCAGCGTTGGCGAAACGCGCCGACCACATTGGCCGACAACCCGCCGGGGCAGTGGAACACGTTTTTCATTCGCATGGTGGGAGAAAAGGTCAGCATCTGGCTGAACAAAAAGCAGATCGTCGATCGCGTGGTGCTTGAAAATTACTGGGACAAGACCCGCAAGCAACCGCTCGCCCGAGCGGACCAGATCGAACTGCAACACCACGGCAGCGAGCTGTTCTTCAAGAACATCTACCTCCGCGAACTCCCCTATTGA
- a CDS encoding ferritin-like domain-containing protein, whose protein sequence is MASQELITQLNEILKHEWTGVAQYSQAGFIIEGVWREVYADRFLGDAKESFGHAQLVGDKIVALGGVPVATRNEIRQSRDLQEVLQFSLEFEAKAVEMYEKALELAEGNRPLVIFLEDILKDEQEGVDEYTKLLRNSSAAGAAATHSAKKSG, encoded by the coding sequence ATGGCAAGCCAAGAACTAATCACTCAACTGAACGAAATTCTCAAGCACGAATGGACCGGCGTCGCGCAATACTCGCAGGCCGGATTCATCATTGAAGGTGTCTGGCGCGAAGTTTACGCCGACCGTTTTCTCGGCGACGCGAAGGAATCGTTTGGCCACGCCCAACTCGTCGGCGACAAGATTGTCGCATTGGGTGGCGTGCCCGTTGCAACGCGCAACGAGATCCGACAATCGCGCGACCTGCAAGAGGTTCTGCAATTCAGCCTGGAATTCGAAGCCAAGGCGGTAGAAATGTACGAAAAAGCCTTGGAACTCGCAGAAGGAAATCGCCCCTTGGTGATCTTCCTGGAAGATATCCTCAAGGACGAACAAGAGGGTGTGGACGAATACACCAAGCTGCTGCGTAATTCGTCAGCTGCCGGTGCCGCTGCAACCCACTCCGCCAAGAAGTCGGGCTAA
- a CDS encoding ArsR/SmtB family transcription factor produces the protein MANSNPSDEDRCAVYLKAIADSLRLQIVRALQAGPLSVSDLALALDQEVGTVSHHLRVLYHANLVTTQREGKFIYYSLNQGVLGGQAKTRRGALDFGCCKLDMGPASGD, from the coding sequence GTGGCAAATTCAAATCCCTCCGATGAAGACCGTTGTGCTGTTTACCTCAAGGCGATCGCGGATTCGCTGCGGTTGCAAATCGTCCGCGCGTTGCAGGCGGGGCCGTTGAGCGTTTCCGACCTCGCGTTGGCGCTCGACCAAGAGGTCGGGACCGTTTCGCACCATCTGCGCGTACTCTACCACGCAAACCTTGTTACCACGCAGCGCGAGGGGAAGTTTATCTATTACTCACTGAACCAAGGTGTTCTGGGCGGGCAGGCGAAAACGCGGCGCGGCGCGTTGGACTTCGGTTGCTGCAAGTTGGATATGGGCCCTGCATCAGGAGACTGA